A single window of Ignisphaera cupida DNA harbors:
- a CDS encoding heavy metal translocating P-type ATPase gives MPLCVYAINREFAKLGCVEEFKFDLSTGEAIIVYNDSICGLNDVYRGVRNAGYDVVKEVAVFVVEDLDTGLASYIEKRLCKTTGIFDCISSISTSTVKVVYNPYTLSSSDVEKIFSGLGVGFRKLLEESIARGKAFEKSSLLRRVLSFSIGVAVVSIAIASMLMNIHISYNYVYYLAIASSVVIALNYDILRRGFAALARLSPTMDSLVSLSTTISFLFGLASLLGVAPKGSGLSTESFFEASAGVLGFVGFGLYLEERIRRSAWSSVEDLVKRLYSKARVVVGDKVVEVDAEKVSPESIVEIRAGEIIPVDGVVVDGDGYVDESSFTGEPLPVHKSAKTRDPVLAGTILVSGYLRVRATRVGRETMLYRIIETIREAQFYKPKALRVADKFVGVFTWLVIALGISVLLYWGIIVSDFAKAIMFTATVFATACPCAIGIAVPMAVSIAVVAASRKGVVIRRGDVFDRLLESSTIIFDKTGTLTIGKPHVENIWIVNNTVDEKTLLFYICSVESRSEHPIAKAVTDFCKDKGVETGDVEEFNHFPGLGVVGIINNSTVSIGNMELLKRMGVEEMEKLEKIDDIISSKGSTPVLVALNNSLVAVIEVSDRLRPEAEKVVRYLKSLGYRIGIASGDVKGSVERYAKALQLDFYRYELKPLEKTELVKEIQSKGEKILYVGDGVNDAATISVAHVGVAMGGGADVSKEAGDVVLTSNKLSDLVFIIELSKKVRRKFLENIAWAFIYNIALLPIAAGVFYSHGVFMRPEMGAAAMILSDVSVVLNSLRLLKQSTSSSI, from the coding sequence TTGCCCCTCTGTGTTTATGCCATTAACAGGGAGTTTGCTAAGCTTGGTTGTGTAGAGGAATTCAAATTTGATTTATCTACTGGCGAGGCTATAATTGTTTACAATGATTCTATTTGCGGTTTAAACGATGTTTATAGAGGGGTTAGAAACGCTGGATACGATGTTGTTAAAGAAGTTGCTGTTTTTGTTGTTGAAGATCTTGACACAGGACTTGCTAGCTATATTGAGAAAAGGCTTTGCAAAACCACTGGAATTTTTGACTGCATATCATCTATATCAACATCAACTGTAAAAGTTGTTTACAACCCATACACACTAAGCTCTTCAGATGTTGAAAAGATTTTTTCTGGTCTTGGAGTTGGGTTTAGAAAGCTATTGGAAGAGTCTATTGCTAGAGGCAAAGCATTTGAGAAAAGCTCTTTGCTGAGAAGAGTTCTATCCTTCTCTATAGGAGTAGCAGTGGTTTCCATAGCAATAGCCTCTATGCTTATGAATATTCACATTAGCTACAACTATGTTTACTACCTTGCAATAGCATCTTCAGTTGTTATTGCCTTGAACTATGATATTTTGCGTAGAGGCTTTGCGGCATTGGCAAGGCTTTCACCAACCATGGACTCTCTAGTTTCTTTATCAACAACAATATCATTTTTATTTGGATTAGCATCTCTACTTGGGGTTGCACCCAAAGGCAGTGGCCTTTCCACAGAATCGTTTTTCGAGGCTTCTGCAGGTGTTTTGGGTTTTGTTGGTTTTGGTCTTTATCTAGAGGAGAGAATTAGGAGAAGCGCTTGGAGTAGTGTTGAGGATCTTGTGAAAAGACTTTATAGCAAAGCAAGAGTTGTTGTTGGTGATAAGGTTGTTGAGGTTGATGCTGAGAAGGTTTCTCCAGAATCCATTGTTGAGATTAGAGCTGGTGAGATTATTCCTGTCGATGGTGTTGTTGTTGATGGTGATGGCTATGTTGATGAATCTAGTTTTACAGGAGAACCACTACCTGTACACAAATCAGCTAAGACCAGAGACCCTGTTTTGGCTGGCACAATACTTGTTTCTGGCTATTTAAGAGTTAGAGCAACTAGGGTTGGTAGAGAAACAATGCTTTATAGAATTATTGAAACAATTAGAGAAGCCCAGTTCTACAAGCCCAAGGCTCTTAGAGTTGCTGACAAGTTTGTTGGTGTTTTCACATGGCTTGTTATCGCTCTTGGCATATCCGTTCTTCTATACTGGGGTATCATTGTAAGTGATTTCGCCAAGGCAATAATGTTTACAGCAACAGTTTTTGCAACTGCATGCCCATGTGCAATAGGAATTGCAGTTCCAATGGCTGTTTCAATTGCTGTTGTTGCTGCATCTAGAAAAGGTGTTGTGATTAGACGTGGAGATGTTTTTGATAGACTACTAGAATCATCTACAATAATCTTTGATAAAACAGGTACTTTAACTATTGGAAAGCCACATGTTGAAAACATTTGGATTGTGAATAACACTGTTGATGAGAAAACCCTGCTTTTCTACATTTGCAGTGTTGAGAGTAGAAGTGAACATCCAATAGCAAAAGCAGTTACAGACTTCTGCAAAGATAAAGGTGTTGAGACTGGAGATGTTGAGGAGTTCAACCATTTTCCAGGTCTTGGAGTTGTTGGCATTATCAACAACTCTACTGTTTCTATTGGGAATATGGAGCTTCTTAAAAGAATGGGTGTTGAGGAGATGGAGAAACTCGAAAAAATTGATGATATTATAAGCAGCAAGGGGTCTACACCAGTGCTAGTAGCTTTAAACAATTCCCTGGTTGCAGTCATAGAAGTATCTGACAGGCTGAGGCCAGAGGCGGAGAAGGTGGTTAGATATTTGAAGAGCCTTGGCTATAGAATTGGAATTGCCAGTGGAGATGTTAAGGGCTCTGTGGAGAGATATGCCAAGGCTCTTCAACTAGATTTTTACCGCTATGAGCTGAAGCCACTTGAGAAAACGGAGCTTGTTAAAGAGATTCAATCAAAAGGTGAGAAGATTCTTTATGTTGGTGATGGAGTAAACGATGCAGCAACAATATCTGTGGCTCATGTTGGTGTTGCTATGGGTGGTGGAGCAGATGTTTCTAAGGAAGCAGGAGATGTTGTATTGACAAGCAATAAATTATCTGATCTAGTTTTCATTATAGAGCTTAGCAAAAAAGTTAGGAGAAAATTCTTAGAAAATATTGCATGGGCATTTATATACAACATAGCATTACTGCCAATAGCAGCAGGAGTTTTTTACAGCCATGGAGTGTTCATGAGACCAGAAATGGGTGCAGCAGCAATGATTTTAAGTGATGTGAGTGTTGTGCTAAATTCGCTAAGATTATTGAAACAAAGCACTTCTAGCTCCATTTGA
- a CDS encoding SIS domain-containing protein → MSSKSYNVFRDIVVKLIDRIVAEERNRIEEASELIVEALSKEGFVYVFGTGHSMITALEMFYRAGGLVRIYPILDPSLLMLNGALKSTMLERLPGYGEAILNSIPIKENSVIIIVSSSGKNAVPVEVAIKSREKGLKTICITSLEYSMRLSPSNPYGKRLFEVCDVSIDNKVPEGDAAYEVKGFAQKIAPVSTILNSFIVQLLVIRVVEKMIERGLDVEVWMSSNIPGGIEKNKEYLDRYIQIVKPL, encoded by the coding sequence ATGAGTTCAAAGTCTTACAATGTTTTTAGAGATATTGTTGTGAAGCTTATTGATAGAATTGTTGCTGAGGAGAGAAATAGAATAGAGGAAGCTTCTGAGCTCATAGTGGAAGCACTTAGTAAGGAAGGCTTTGTATATGTGTTTGGCACGGGGCACTCCATGATTACAGCTCTTGAGATGTTCTATAGAGCTGGAGGACTTGTTAGAATATATCCAATTTTAGATCCATCGCTATTAATGTTAAACGGTGCTTTGAAAAGCACTATGTTGGAGAGGTTGCCAGGATATGGAGAGGCTATTTTGAACTCAATTCCAATTAAGGAAAACTCTGTCATAATAATAGTGTCTAGTTCTGGTAAAAACGCTGTTCCAGTGGAGGTAGCTATCAAATCTAGGGAGAAGGGCCTTAAAACAATATGCATAACCTCATTAGAGTATTCAATGAGGCTAAGCCCAAGTAATCCATATGGAAAGAGATTGTTTGAGGTTTGTGATGTGAGTATAGATAATAAGGTTCCTGAGGGAGATGCTGCTTACGAAGTTAAGGGCTTTGCTCAGAAAATAGCCCCTGTTTCCACAATTCTAAACTCGTTTATAGTACAACTGCTTGTCATAAGAGTTGTTGAGAAAATGATTGAAAGAGGATTAGATGTTGAAGTTTGGATGAGCTCCAACATACCTGGAGGCATCGAGAAAAACAAGGAGTACCTAGACAGGTATATTCAAATTGTAAAGCCTTTATGA
- the pdxS gene encoding pyridoxal 5'-phosphate synthase lyase subunit PdxS gives MKLVDSYEYLEKLYNLIYALLELRDRAKESGMWIETATPLVRYGFISMFKGGVIMDVTNAEQAEIAEDAGAVGVMVLDKLPYDVRMSGGVARTADLKVIESVMNAVTIPVSAKCRIGHVEEAKLLEEIGVDLIDESEVLTPVDEKAHIDKWLFRTPFVNGARNLPEALRRIYEGASMIRTKGEAGTGNVAEAVKHIKLVNRDISMLRGYYLNGDYEAIWVYCKENKVPYELALLTAKLGRLPVVNFAAGGIATPADAALMRWLGADGVFVGSGIFKSGDPAARAKAIVLATAFYDDPETVVEAQKMVSEKQSMMGIDIRTLKPEQLLQVRGE, from the coding sequence ATGAAACTTGTTGACTCGTATGAATATCTTGAAAAGCTTTACAACTTGATTTACGCGCTTTTGGAGTTGAGGGATCGTGCTAAGGAATCTGGTATGTGGATTGAAACAGCTACTCCACTTGTTAGATATGGCTTTATATCAATGTTTAAAGGTGGTGTTATTATGGATGTTACAAATGCTGAGCAAGCTGAGATTGCTGAGGATGCTGGTGCTGTTGGTGTAATGGTTTTGGATAAGCTTCCCTACGATGTGAGAATGTCTGGTGGTGTTGCAAGAACAGCTGATTTAAAGGTTATTGAAAGTGTTATGAATGCTGTGACAATTCCTGTTTCCGCCAAGTGTAGAATTGGCCATGTTGAGGAAGCGAAGCTTCTTGAGGAAATTGGCGTTGATTTGATAGATGAAAGCGAGGTTCTTACACCAGTTGATGAAAAAGCTCACATAGATAAGTGGTTGTTTAGAACACCATTTGTTAATGGTGCTAGAAACCTTCCAGAGGCTTTGAGAAGAATATATGAGGGTGCATCAATGATTAGAACAAAGGGCGAGGCTGGCACAGGTAATGTTGCTGAAGCTGTTAAGCATATAAAGCTTGTGAATCGCGATATCTCAATGCTTAGAGGATACTATCTTAACGGTGATTACGAAGCTATATGGGTTTACTGCAAAGAGAATAAAGTGCCATATGAACTAGCATTGTTAACAGCTAAGCTTGGTAGACTACCTGTAGTGAACTTTGCTGCTGGAGGTATTGCAACACCTGCTGATGCAGCTCTTATGAGATGGCTTGGAGCAGATGGAGTGTTTGTGGGATCTGGTATTTTCAAAAGCGGTGATCCAGCTGCTAGAGCCAAGGCAATAGTGCTTGCAACAGCATTTTACGATGACCCGGAAACAGTTGTTGAGGCTCAGAAAATGGTTTCTGAAAAGCAAAGCATGATGGGAATAGACATTAGAACACTCAAACCCGAGCAGCTTCTTCAGGTAAGGGGTGAGTAA
- the pdxT gene encoding pyridoxal 5'-phosphate synthase glutaminase subunit PdxT, which produces MVSVGILALQGDFLEHAEILKELNATPVYIKKHSDLEKVDALIIPGGESTTIGKLIEYKNLGPHIQRFVDEGKPVMGTCAGAIILAKEVRDRVVGITNQFTLKLMDISILRNAFGRQRESFETTLWIDSLGEVRAAFIRAPAILNAWNNAKIIGYVEHPAIGKAGAAAIQNNMLALTFHPEITQEKKVYSYFLNLIKK; this is translated from the coding sequence GTGGTTTCGGTTGGGATACTTGCTTTGCAAGGGGATTTTCTAGAACATGCAGAGATATTGAAAGAGTTGAACGCAACCCCCGTGTACATTAAAAAACATAGCGACTTAGAAAAAGTTGATGCTCTTATAATACCAGGTGGAGAGTCAACAACAATTGGAAAGCTCATAGAATACAAAAACCTTGGGCCACACATACAAAGATTTGTTGATGAGGGCAAGCCCGTGATGGGTACATGTGCAGGTGCAATAATACTGGCGAAGGAGGTTAGAGATAGGGTTGTTGGCATAACAAATCAGTTCACACTAAAGCTTATGGACATTAGCATACTGAGAAATGCATTTGGAAGACAAAGAGAATCCTTTGAAACAACTCTGTGGATAGATAGCTTAGGAGAGGTTAGAGCAGCATTCATAAGAGCACCAGCAATTTTAAACGCATGGAACAACGCAAAAATCATAGGATATGTAGAGCATCCAGCAATAGGTAAAGCAGGTGCAGCAGCAATTCAAAACAACATGCTTGCACTAACATTCCACCCAGAAATAACTCAAGAGAAAAAGGTTTATAGCTACTTCCTCAACCTAATCAAGAAATAG
- the nadA gene encoding quinolinate synthase NadA, whose protein sequence is MEIVSRIEKLKKELNAIILAHNYQPPQVQDIADFVGDSLELSIKAMQSNAKVIVFAGVDFMAEQAAVLNENSTVLHPEPDAKCPMASMISVEDVEKAVRKYPGAPVVMYVNSPAAVKALANYVVTSANAVNLVKALDSETIIFGPDKHLAEYVAEKTGKNVVAVPEHGHCPVHVKFSLEEITCLKSIYRNCVFIAHPECPRAVRSQADFVGSTSQMIEFVKRSSARTFLVGTEVGIIYRMAKEAREKVFIPASTKAICDDMKKITLEKILSSLVSKSYVMKIDRAVAEKVRKAIENTFDVLGVSRPWRK, encoded by the coding sequence GTGGAAATTGTTTCAAGAATTGAGAAACTCAAAAAAGAATTAAATGCTATTATCCTTGCTCATAACTATCAACCTCCACAAGTTCAGGATATTGCTGATTTTGTTGGTGATAGCTTAGAGCTTTCGATAAAGGCTATGCAAAGCAATGCAAAGGTTATTGTTTTTGCTGGAGTCGATTTCATGGCTGAACAAGCAGCTGTTTTGAATGAGAACTCTACTGTTCTTCACCCAGAACCTGATGCTAAATGCCCCATGGCTTCAATGATTAGTGTTGAGGATGTTGAGAAGGCTGTGAGGAAATATCCAGGAGCCCCCGTGGTTATGTATGTTAACAGTCCAGCAGCTGTCAAGGCCTTGGCCAACTACGTTGTTACAAGTGCTAATGCTGTTAACCTTGTGAAGGCACTTGACTCTGAGACAATTATATTTGGGCCTGATAAGCATCTTGCAGAGTATGTTGCTGAGAAAACAGGTAAGAATGTTGTTGCTGTTCCTGAGCATGGGCACTGCCCAGTTCATGTAAAGTTTAGCTTAGAGGAAATCACATGCTTAAAGTCCATTTACAGAAACTGTGTGTTTATAGCTCATCCAGAGTGTCCAAGAGCTGTTAGAAGCCAGGCTGATTTTGTTGGAAGCACTAGTCAAATGATTGAATTTGTGAAGAGAAGCAGTGCTAGAACATTTCTTGTGGGTACTGAAGTTGGGATAATATATAGAATGGCTAAGGAGGCTAGGGAGAAGGTGTTTATACCTGCTTCAACAAAAGCCATATGCGATGATATGAAGAAAATAACTTTGGAGAAGATTCTCTCAAGCCTTGTTAGCAAATCCTATGTTATGAAAATTGATAGGGCTGTAGCTGAAAAGGTTAGAAAAGCTATTGAAAACACATTCGATGTTCTGGGGGTTTCAAGGCCGTGGAGGAAATAG
- a CDS encoding pyridoxal-phosphate dependent enzyme, with protein sequence MARLCTKVFAMTEHGERYRVKCLSCGYEKLVSDLLSISLCPRCGSVLGVNHSNNVFRVDLMGRGVWRYSSLLPSIPERISLGEGLTPISKFGSVWIKNERFNPTGSYADRASAVIISYIKSCGWSLFTSLYERDFTKSLVRYAQSQNMQCRVVALGMNFMDIDDILFLASKNIEVSFNIDNEEKPFVRYANPLTIEGLKTIAFEIYESGVSAERIVVPSETGLLALSILKGLNELRESGIDINYEIVAVSLKNSSPSYLAGVRDVKVVEIGDGEAYEALKNVISKGFNTKPLSALSIYVAENFGKAVAVLTMGFKTLSTRSSNVKRMIIEVLLQEKRPLTAYEIWKTKPVYTLRAVYKALKSMELANEICFDVVSKGMRKTKVYKLC encoded by the coding sequence TTGGCTAGGTTATGCACAAAGGTTTTTGCAATGACTGAACATGGCGAGAGGTACAGGGTTAAGTGTCTTAGTTGTGGATATGAAAAACTTGTATCTGATTTGCTTAGCATCTCTCTTTGCCCCAGGTGTGGAAGTGTTTTGGGTGTTAATCACAGTAATAATGTTTTTAGAGTTGATCTGATGGGTAGAGGGGTTTGGAGATACTCATCGCTTTTACCAAGCATACCAGAAAGGATTTCTCTTGGCGAGGGTTTAACACCTATTAGCAAATTTGGTTCTGTGTGGATTAAGAATGAGCGCTTCAACCCAACTGGTTCCTATGCTGATAGAGCATCAGCTGTTATAATATCCTATATCAAGAGCTGTGGATGGAGCTTATTCACAAGCTTGTATGAAAGAGATTTTACAAAGTCTCTTGTTCGCTATGCCCAAAGCCAGAACATGCAATGCAGAGTTGTTGCCTTGGGAATGAATTTTATGGATATTGACGATATTCTCTTTCTAGCTTCTAAAAACATTGAAGTGTCTTTCAATATTGATAATGAGGAAAAGCCTTTTGTGCGCTACGCAAATCCTTTGACTATAGAGGGTTTAAAAACAATTGCATTTGAAATATACGAATCCGGGGTATCTGCTGAGAGAATTGTTGTTCCAAGTGAAACTGGTTTGCTTGCTTTATCAATTTTGAAGGGGTTGAATGAGCTTAGGGAAAGCGGCATAGACATTAACTACGAGATTGTGGCTGTGTCTCTAAAGAACTCTAGCCCCAGTTACCTTGCTGGTGTTAGAGATGTTAAGGTTGTTGAAATTGGGGATGGAGAAGCATATGAAGCTTTGAAGAATGTGATTAGCAAAGGATTTAACACAAAGCCCTTATCTGCTCTAAGCATTTATGTTGCTGAGAATTTTGGGAAGGCTGTAGCTGTTCTAACAATGGGATTCAAAACACTTTCAACTAGAAGTAGCAATGTTAAGAGAATGATCATAGAGGTTCTGCTTCAGGAAAAAAGACCTTTGACAGCCTATGAGATATGGAAAACAAAACCTGTTTACACATTGAGAGCTGTGTACAAAGCTCTTAAAAGCATGGAGCTAGCAAACGAAATATGCTTTGACGTGGTGTCAAAGGGTATGAGAAAAACAAAAGTGTATAAACTTTGCTAG
- a CDS encoding PH domain-containing protein produces MSANSSGIPKGLVENLDEGETVLYAVKKRFSIEKPKWLVITNRRVIYFDEKIFGRYEMVSIPYEKLEKMYCRIGLLATRFVLSIEDGGKLELSWMDRESSRKAVSAMYSAIKSIAVEPPTMVRRKSLFSEEITLVKPKEFVMRGMVAQAIQVPQVSRDFGKAGEKDIVALLNMLKELRDAGVLTEEEYNEKKKKILEKL; encoded by the coding sequence ATGTCGGCAAATAGTAGTGGAATTCCAAAGGGATTAGTTGAGAATCTTGATGAGGGGGAGACAGTTCTATATGCTGTGAAGAAGAGATTTTCAATTGAGAAGCCTAAGTGGCTTGTTATAACAAATCGAAGGGTTATCTACTTTGATGAAAAGATTTTTGGTCGCTATGAAATGGTTTCTATTCCTTATGAAAAGCTTGAGAAGATGTATTGTCGCATAGGTTTGCTTGCAACAAGATTTGTTTTAAGTATTGAGGATGGGGGTAAGCTGGAGCTTTCGTGGATGGATAGAGAAAGTTCTAGAAAAGCTGTTTCAGCTATGTATAGCGCTATAAAAAGTATTGCTGTTGAGCCTCCGACAATGGTTAGAAGAAAAAGCTTGTTTAGTGAGGAAATAACTTTGGTTAAGCCAAAAGAGTTTGTGATGCGTGGCATGGTGGCGCAGGCAATTCAAGTTCCACAGGTTTCTAGAGATTTTGGAAAGGCTGGTGAGAAAGATATTGTGGCTTTGCTTAACATGTTGAAGGAGCTAAGAGATGCTGGAGTACTTACAGAGGAAGAGTATAATGAGAAAAAGAAAAAGATTTTGGAAAAGCTTTAG
- a CDS encoding YHS domain-containing protein → MPEYVDPVCGMVVDPKKTTYKTVYRGRIYYFCSKHCLEEFEKNPEYYLTHGPRGMH, encoded by the coding sequence TTGCCTGAGTATGTTGATCCTGTTTGTGGCATGGTTGTCGATCCTAAGAAAACTACTTACAAAACTGTTTACAGGGGTAGGATATACTATTTCTGTAGCAAACACTGTTTAGAGGAGTTTGAGAAGAATCCTGAGTATTATCTTACTCATGGCCCTAGAGGCATGCACTAA
- a CDS encoding alpha/beta hydrolase, with protein sequence MACFEKPLTFPSAGYELSAFVHIPSIGSRFFVLMLHGFTGNKVEANRLFVDVARALCKVGVSVFRFDYRCHGDSPLDFEEFRFEYALEDAENALAYVANGYRPERIIVLGLSMGGHIAARLAAAHGDRLAGAILLSPAINFAEIGKAMERFVAEAGDYYILGVFGPYRIRKEGLLSFSKYNALELVDKITIPVLIIHAKNDEVVPYIQSQQFYEKLASKDKKLVLLDEGGHVFSTYKSKTTVISEIVTWVKEKMGIA encoded by the coding sequence ATGGCGTGTTTTGAAAAGCCTTTGACTTTTCCAAGTGCTGGCTATGAGCTTTCAGCCTTTGTTCACATACCGTCTATTGGGTCGAGATTTTTTGTTTTGATGCTTCATGGGTTTACGGGTAACAAGGTTGAGGCTAATAGGCTTTTTGTTGATGTTGCAAGGGCTTTGTGTAAAGTTGGTGTTTCTGTTTTTAGATTTGATTATAGGTGTCATGGTGATTCTCCTCTGGATTTTGAGGAGTTTAGGTTTGAGTATGCTTTGGAGGATGCTGAAAATGCTTTAGCCTATGTTGCTAATGGTTATAGGCCGGAGAGAATAATTGTGTTGGGTTTGAGTATGGGTGGGCATATAGCTGCTAGGTTAGCTGCTGCCCATGGAGATAGGCTTGCTGGTGCTATTCTCCTATCCCCAGCAATAAACTTTGCAGAAATTGGAAAGGCTATGGAGAGGTTTGTTGCTGAAGCTGGAGATTATTACATTCTCGGGGTTTTTGGACCTTATAGAATAAGGAAAGAGGGTTTGCTAAGCTTCTCAAAATACAATGCTCTTGAGCTAGTAGATAAAATCACAATACCTGTGCTAATAATACATGCAAAAAACGATGAGGTTGTTCCATATATACAGTCACAGCAATTCTACGAAAAACTTGCTTCAAAAGATAAAAAGCTTGTGCTACTAGATGAGGGAGGTCACGTATTTTCAACATACAAATCAAAAACAACTGTTATTAGCGAAATAGTTACCTGGGTAAAAGAGAAAATGGGTATAGCATAG
- the nadC gene encoding carboxylating nicotinate-nucleotide diphosphorylase: MEEIVFKKFLQFLEEDAPFWDITTEVLILKNVVVKAQVVAKESGVVACLDDVVAVLKRFGLTVKSFTCDGCFIERGSVVLEVVGEARTILYLERIILNILMHCSGVATAVRSLVEKVRKVNSRVRVAATRKTLPGLRYFEKKAVEIGGGDTHRFSLSDAILIKDNHIKIVEGVAKAVKIAKSSASFVHKIEVEVRSVEEAVEAAEAGADIIMFDNMSPNDVEKAIEELRKRGLRDRVLIEVSGGITYENIDEYAKLDVDVISCGWVTLSSKAIDMSLDIVEVIKN; the protein is encoded by the coding sequence GTGGAGGAAATAGTTTTTAAAAAGTTTCTTCAGTTTCTCGAGGAGGATGCACCTTTTTGGGATATAACAACAGAGGTTTTGATACTGAAAAATGTTGTTGTAAAAGCTCAAGTTGTTGCCAAGGAGAGTGGTGTTGTTGCTTGTTTAGATGATGTTGTAGCTGTGCTTAAAAGGTTTGGTCTTACTGTTAAATCTTTTACTTGTGATGGCTGTTTCATTGAAAGAGGCTCTGTGGTTCTCGAGGTTGTTGGTGAGGCTAGAACAATTCTCTACCTTGAAAGGATTATACTAAACATATTAATGCATTGCAGCGGCGTGGCAACAGCTGTTAGAAGCCTTGTTGAAAAGGTTAGGAAAGTTAATAGCAGGGTTAGAGTAGCTGCAACGAGAAAGACTCTGCCTGGGCTTAGATACTTTGAGAAGAAAGCTGTTGAGATAGGTGGTGGAGATACCCACAGGTTTTCTCTAAGCGATGCCATTTTGATTAAGGATAACCACATTAAGATTGTTGAAGGTGTTGCAAAAGCTGTTAAAATTGCTAAAAGCAGTGCTAGTTTTGTTCACAAGATTGAGGTTGAGGTGAGAAGTGTTGAGGAGGCTGTTGAGGCTGCTGAAGCAGGTGCAGACATAATAATGTTTGATAATATGAGTCCCAATGATGTTGAGAAAGCTATTGAAGAACTTAGGAAACGTGGTTTGAGAGACAGGGTTTTGATTGAGGTTTCTGGTGGAATAACCTATGAAAATATTGATGAGTATGCCAAGCTGGATGTTGATGTGATAAGCTGTGGCTGGGTAACGCTATCCAGTAAAGCTATTGACATGAGTTTAGATATTGTTGAGGTGATTAAGAATTGA
- a CDS encoding aspartate dehydrogenase, giving the protein MAIIGCGAIGSVLIEAIARGVVKCKLVALMDIASEKCSSISSMHSLEGVAICSDLDCLLKASPTLVVEAASQEAVKMYVPRVLEMGIDVVVLSVGALLDEKLISEIRKVMGLSKARVYIPSGAIAGLDAVKALSLTGIDRVVLKTTKNIRSFDRNTLRKLGVDVENVKTKTLIYSGKASEAVKLFPANINVVAALALASGVEPNVEIYADPMAMHNIHEIIVEGKASKIFIRVENVPHTQNPRTSYLAALSAATLLKKLCEEGVEVGT; this is encoded by the coding sequence GTGGCAATAATTGGTTGTGGAGCCATAGGATCTGTGCTTATCGAAGCTATTGCTAGAGGTGTTGTGAAATGCAAGCTTGTTGCTCTAATGGATATTGCTTCTGAGAAGTGTAGCAGCATCTCATCTATGCATAGTCTAGAGGGTGTTGCTATATGCAGTGATTTGGATTGCTTGTTAAAAGCCTCACCAACTCTAGTTGTTGAAGCTGCTTCTCAAGAGGCTGTGAAAATGTATGTTCCTAGAGTTCTTGAGATGGGGATAGATGTTGTTGTTCTTAGTGTTGGTGCGTTGCTTGATGAGAAGCTGATTAGTGAAATAAGAAAGGTTATGGGTTTGTCAAAAGCCAGAGTCTATATACCATCTGGTGCTATAGCTGGCTTAGATGCTGTAAAGGCTTTGTCTCTAACTGGAATCGATAGAGTTGTTCTGAAAACAACAAAGAATATAAGATCATTTGACAGAAACACGCTTAGGAAACTAGGTGTAGATGTGGAGAATGTGAAAACAAAAACACTGATATACTCTGGCAAGGCATCGGAAGCAGTTAAGCTGTTTCCAGCAAACATAAACGTTGTTGCAGCACTTGCTTTAGCATCTGGGGTAGAGCCAAATGTTGAGATATATGCTGATCCAATGGCTATGCATAACATTCATGAGATAATTGTTGAGGGTAAGGCATCAAAGATTTTCATAAGAGTTGAGAATGTTCCTCATACACAAAACCCAAGAACAAGCTACTTAGCAGCACTATCCGCTGCAACGCTTCTTAAGAAGCTGTGCGAAGAGGGGGTGGAGGTCGGTACATAG